The Tripterygium wilfordii isolate XIE 37 chromosome 18, ASM1340144v1, whole genome shotgun sequence nucleotide sequence TGATATGATTGAGATGCAGTTTTTTGGTTCTATGTGCAGGGGAAGTCAATCGGCAAATATGGCTTTCAATGCGGTAAGCTCACTGCCTCACCCAGTCACACATAACTACTTGCGTACTTTTCCACGTTTTCGTGCTGTTATTGTAACACAAATAGAAACtgtcaaatattttaataattgttGGGTGAAGAGGATGAGTTTGGCTTGCCTTTTGAAGTCCTTATTCATATGCTCTAGAGTCTAGTGTGCATTGATTTTTCAACAATTTGATGCACATGCTGTATCCAGTCTCTGCATATGAAAAAACATGTTGTATTTTTTTCAAGTTGCTCTAAAGTTTTGTGGAGACCATGGCTTTAGATTAGAGTGAATGGTGAAAGATAATTAAGGTGAATCTCTCTTATGGATTATAGTCAAGCAAGCCCAAAGCGTTCAGGATTAAggctttgaaatttgaaaatgttgATGGATTCAACTCTTCCTCTGTGAATTCGTCCTGTTTGGCCTTACTGGTTGTGTAATGACAGTATGAAGTATAGATACAAATTGCATTATGAATTTTGTGCTCGAGCTATAATATGGGGAAATAATTATCATCTGTTTTAagataattatatttttgtaaATGCATTGACAACTCATCAAGGTAATGTCTATTATTATTCATGTGGCACAATGCAAATCATTTTCCTCCTTCATccatatttaaatttattaCTTTTCTGTGAGATAATCTTTCTGATTCTGTGTCTAAAGGATGCTGCTTGTTCTGGTGGCTGCAATTTTTTCCCGAGCTTCCAACTAATCTCCACCCCACTTTTCTTCATATTTGTTGTCTTTTACTCTACAGGATTGATTGCTGGAATCCTAAATACTACTCAATGTGGACTTAAAAGATATCGAAGGAAAAACGATTGGGTTAGTTTGTGAAGTCTGTATGAGATATCTGCTCTTAGAAATCATTTATTTATGTGACACGAAGTTTGAGCTCGTTAATACGTCTCTCTAGAGATACCATAGTTCAAGTTCCTTATGTTGGTTCTTCCAGCATAGCATAAGGTTGCAAGTATCTGCCATTATTTTACGGAGTAGCTCTTTATAAGATAGGTATTAGAAACTAGGAAAAAGTCCTAAGAACTAAGTGATATAATTCTTTTTAATAGGATATAAGATTGATTTTAATTCTCATTTTGTAACATGTTGGCcttacaggcgaacatgtggtccagtggtagagttgcaggggtgcaacctagaggtcacaggttcaattcatggaaacaatctctccacatattatgtgagggtaaatTCTGTATACATCCAATTTTTCTCCGACCCcgcccactgtgggagccttgtgcacgagagttgtttaccttttgtaaTATGTTTGACTTCCTATGAGGATGCTATGTTTGATCTGGAAGGAatgtttttcctttctcttaCCTATTTTTGATAGGCCTTACCCTTGTGCAAGGCATTTCTGTTTCCTCTAGCCATCTCTCTTTGTAAGAAGATATCAAATTGTATCTATTATGACACTGACAGATGGAGGTTGTGTATTTATTTTACTGGAGATTTTCCACTTACATCATCTGTGTCttgttaaataaataaatgtgtaTGCTTAAGCATTTGACTACAGTCTTTGGGCTTCAAATTGCAATAATTTACTTGTGTGATATGTATTTATGGTGGTTTTTCCTCTGAAATGGATTTGCTAGCGCTTGGATGTACCTATCATTCTATCAGTATCGTCATTCCATATTTTTTCTTACAAAACTGTGAAAATCGAGTTTGAGTATCAGTTTGCATGGAGGTAGCTTACATTAAGCCTAGATTTCCTTTTGAGCTTAATGAGTTGTTTTCTAGAAATATCTTACTTGGATTTTTTGGTTATCTGCACTTGGAATCTTAAAAAGGCTAAACAACTCTCTTGTGCAACAGTGCAAGGCTCCTGTAGTGAAGGCAGGGTCAAGGAAGTGTTGTTGATGTCaggtgtattttttttgtttgtgtgtctAAATATTGAATTATGTTAGAGCATTTACGTTATGATTTTGACTGAAGCTTTCTGAATAACCAAACTTCTCTGATAGATCAAGGGTTTTTGAGTTTCCATAGATTCTCCTCTGCTTGTATGATTCCGTATCCACAAGTTTTACGCTAATCTTTTTCATGGACATTTAATCCtctaattattatatttttttctggtttattctcttcttttttcctggGGACGGGGACTGGAACCTGCAACTAGCAGGTCGATGGTAACCACGAGACCACAGTGGAGGTGGTTCATATTATCAAGTATTCATGGATAGAATATTTCCGTTCTTAAATTGTTTCATAATGTTTCAACATGGATTGTGATACTGTTTACTCTTTGCTCAAAGGTAAAGGGGAGAAAATTGTGCAGTTAATTAGATTTTACAGTCATCTTAAAAGAtagtttctctctgttttttgcaTTCCCAGAATCATGAGATATGACACAGCTTGATGATGCAGTGATGCTAATCACTAATGTCTTTTCCTCTCACAGGTGAATGCTATGATTGCTGGTGCAGTGGCAGGCGCAGCTGTTGCTGCTGGGTCACGAAGTCGGACAAAGATGATAGAGATGGCTGGTCTGGTTTCCGCCTTTAGTGTCGCTGCTCACTACTTTAAGTCATCTTGAAGAATCTTCTGCTGAAAACCTGAGGTGGAAGAGCAAGGAGGTCCATGGGATACTGAGGTACGAGCTTGTAGAAGAGGTTCCCTGTTAAAGAAACTTTCTTGCACTGCTTTTTTACGAAAACCATTAATGTTTTTCTCCTGactgattttctttttcccgTCATTTGATGAAAATTGTTTGGCAAAATTAGCAGCTGAAGTAGCTGGTATAGCTTTAGCTACGAAACCCGTATTTGTTTTGGTAATTGTTGATGCAAATGTGCAATGTATATGATGGAGAACATAAtcgtctaatttttttttccctctctctactctctatgAACCAGTGTTATTATGGTAtttatttttagtattatttcaatattaatatttttttaattaaacttgCAATTCATCGATGATCCACTGGTTAGACCAGTGAATCAATGACCTAGTCTCTTGTCCAGGTCGATTTCAATGACCCAGTCTCTCTCTTATCCAGGTCGATGTCCGGTTATACAATTGCTATGAACCAGCACACTCAAAAAGAATTACATGAATAGATAAGTGTGGAGCCAGTAGATGATAATGCATTATCTACGTTATGTTTTGACAACCGTATGCACAGTTTTCCAACCTTCTTGGGCGGCTGGGCTCGAATGACAAAAGACAGGCTGAAAAGGCGAAGCAATCTTATATACCCAAGTGGGTGCCAGTGTCATAACAATTTAAAGGCCTAATGGGAGGAAAACTCTTGGAACGAGAAATTATTCGATGATTTTGGTACAACATGGTCCTGTTTGAGAATGTCTGTCAACtgttgtgaggtgttttgtggtgctatgaggtgagttggaatgcAAAAAACTGTTTggtgcatcacttttaaaacagTGATGCTgtactgtgaggtgcgtttgacgtatttaaattacggttatattagatgactaataatattaatataaaatcatttaacgtttacattgtacattaatctaaaataaaataattgacttaatttgattacgtaggacaattcaacatatattgtaaacgtttgggagtgctgtgaggtgttgtgaggtaaaaagctgtggtgctatGAGATGAGTTTGAACTTAAAAGCTGTTTGACGTATCACGGTGCACCTAAACACAATTGAAACACACTGTTAAATCTTACCATGACATATGCTGAGGATGGTGTCAATTCATGAACACGAGACCTGCATGAGTAATTGATAATGAATATAGGTAATTTAcgattaaatttaaaaaacataCCAAATGGCACCGTTCCATTTGTAGTTGTGTCCCAAAAAGCAGTATTGGTGCAGGGGTGAGCAATTCGCAAGCCAAAAGTGGCCAAGAGTCTGTTCTGACAAAGAGTGAGTGGGGCCAGCCTGACAGCATGAGCATCCACACCGCACCAGTCAGAGTCATTCATGGCACACGTCATTTATCCATTTTGAAACTTCCTGATAAACAAAGACCTCAAGCAATTGCACTGGTACAAGTAACCCatatctctccctctctaacTTGTGTCCTTATCTTCTGTAACGTTCTCTCTGGTGGACCTGGCTCTCCCCACATGAAATACAAACTTCTCTGATTTCTTTGACCCTTCGCCTTCAATCATCAACCCTTGAAATTGTTCTTATTCCTCTATTTAAGCTCTTACATCACTGTGAAACATTTGAGGCCATGACCAAGTGCTTGATTGTGTATGCTTAAtacagaggaagaagatgacTGTAACATATCAAGAAGTAAGTGTTCTATTATAATCATTACTGTTTGTTATATATACAATGATCTTGAACTATTCAACTGCTTGTATACAGAGTTACATAAGGAACTCTAGAGGAGTGCAGCAATTCTCTTGTAGATGGTTGCCTTTCTCTTCTCCAAAAGCTCTTGTTTTCCTCTGCCATGGTGAGTACTGAGTACTCTCACTGAATTCTCATATTCTTCTGTGACCCACCTTGACGGGATTGGATGGGAACAGTTTTTCAACTTCCATTAATGATGTTGCAGGGTATGGCACAGAGTGCGGTGGATTCATGAGAGGTAATAAATACTCTTTTTGTTATCTTCCCTTCCTATCCCTTCATATTCTTTATTGCTTGCTTTGTTTGTTCTGCACTTGGAGTTCTATAACTCACAAATTCTTGGGAATATAACAAAAGATTAATTCAGGGTTACCTAAGGCCCACTGCAACAGAAGTTATTACAGTTTCATTGTAGTTTTAATCACAGACATTCATCATGTTTCTCAGCATGGAGTTCACACAATTTTGTGGATAGATAGTTTTAATCACAGACATCCCGTTTTTTACTAGCATGGGATCCacacaaaattttgaatttgtgtatgtaattaaaattttagaagTGCAGttaggaaagaaagaaagaaacaaacaaacatctaATTTCCACACACTAGTGCATTGCTCGCTTACCTAAAATACTTGTTAGTTTACCTAAAACAGTATCTTGTTCAATCGCTCTCTAGCAATACAAACTACACAAGTTGATGCACAGATTTGAGCATATGACgcataagaaaataaaacttgACCGTTCCTTCAAAGTCTGTCTTTGTATACTTGGCAAGGTTGGAACCTGTTTCCTTGGGCCTGTctctaatatatatttacatggCTTATTTTGTCAAAGGATTTTGCTAGAAATAGGGGTGCCTCAACCACTTCTTTTATTGCTTGTCATAATTATTTTCTATGAAGAAACTGCTACTTTTATTGCTAGTTGTGGACTTGTGGTGGGACAAAAATGATTGTTGAAGATAAATAAAATTGACCATTTTTGTACAGCATGGATACCCATCATCTTCCATTGAGTCGAACTCTGCCGTTTCTTTCTTATCATCATCACACCACCTTCTGCataatgttttgttttatgATCAATCTTATCCTTATGACTCTTTCTGATCAATCTTATCCTTATGACTTTCTGCGCTGGTGGGTTTTGGCCTGGTCCGCtcacagttttttttattatatatatatatatatgtatgtattctcttcttttatttatatttttctcttGTTTCTTTAGATTGTGAAACCTTTTGAAGAGTCTGTTATTAACAATCCACATCAGAGTCTAATTTAATAATGCTGATGTATTTTGCCAGgaagaaaataacaataattttgGTCTAACAGAGACCAAGGTTGACCGGAGTATTTAGTTACTGTAATATTAAATACTATTATACGGTCGTGTGTCACTGTCATCAACTACGTGTTGAACTGTAGTGTATACGTGGGCCCAGCTAGGTGTTTTTCAAGTTTGTGGCTTTGTGGTTGTTTGGGGTCAATTAGGTTTGGTAATTGGGCTGGTTAGGTGAGCTACCACGCTTGTTGGGCTCAATAATTCATGAAGATTGAAGCCCACGATTACACCAAAAGCAAAGTGAATGAATTAGAATTGGACCCATTATGGATAGACCACCAAGAAGGTGAGAGGTACCACATAGTATAGTCCACCTTATGGGTCTCTTATAACCGTGCTCACAAGTGCGGGGAATATTAGAACATGAAAATATCCCACATCGTTTGGAGGATACCAAGTGATCTGGTTTATAAGATGAACCTAATATCTGAGACGCGTTTTGAACGACAAAGCCATGTGAGTTTTAGGCTCAAAGTGTGAACAATAGCTCAAGCAAGTTGGACACAAACCTCTCTCACCTCATTCTTCTCatatctctcaatttcttcaaattatctgTAGATgcatatgttttcttttctgctACAATGTGATTATGTGAATGCATACATTTGCCTCAACATATTTCCGGATGTTTAAGAATAACTAATTGAAAACTCATCTAATACAGAAATAATGAATAAACATGAAATGTAAATTACTGGATTGATAATTATTATCTTCACTGTATTGATCGATGAAtctactctttttctttttcatgtatgcatatatatacatatagaaatTGGAATTAGACTAGCAGGAGCAGGATATGCTGTATTTGGAATCGACTATGAAGGACACGGACGCTCCTTCGGTGCTCGTTGTTACATCAAGAAGTTTGAATATATAGTGAAAGATTGCCATGACTATTTCAAATCTGTTTGTGGTATGCATTCAGCATTCCTTCACCGTCAACCTTTCATCTGTTTACATTAATTCTTTTGCTTCGCTCGAGCGGTTAACTATACGGTTCTATTGCTTTCTCAGCGGAGGAAGAGTTCCGGGGCAAGGGCAGGTTCTTGTATGGGGAATCCATGGGAGGTGCAGTGGCTCTACTTGTGCACAAAAAGAACCCAACCTTCTACAATGGTGCTATTCTTGTTGCTCCAATGTGCAAGGTATCATAAAAAGATTGTATTAAAAGTATGGATTACTTGTTTTCGCGGCCGACTTGCCTGTCTTTGCCTTAATTTTGTTATGGAACTCTGTTAGATATCAGAGAAGGTGAAGCCACACCCTGTAGTGATCAACATATTGACCAGTTTTGAGGAGATCATACCGAAATGGAAGATTGTTCCTACCAAAGACGTAATTGATTCTGCATTCAAAGACCCCGTTAAGAGGGAAATGGTGAGAACCTGAATTTTAAAGTGACATAGGACTACTCTCTTTTTATTACAAGAAAGTAGTACCGAAAAGTCATGAATTCAGAATTGCATAGAATTTGGCAGGATAATTCGTTTCAACATGTTCGTCAAGACTAGTGTTTTTGTAACTAGTCACACACTATTTTGGCCAAATTCCGTTGTTTAGACTTTCGAGTtaacattttaatatttttggacattttttttcataatttctactatttcatttgtttcaattttcaaatttatttagGGTTGTCTAAAAGATCATTCTACATTTTATAAAAATGCTTGATTCTCTCTCTAGTGGATTCTAGTTTCATGTTTTTTTAAGCTTAAATGTAGGTTTAGCCTTGTTGCGTTTTCGATTGCGTCAAAAAGGTATTTGTTAGAAATCCACACTCCAAAACAACcaacaataatataatattatccgttttaggTTGTCAGGTTTCCGAGAATACATCGGGCCTGCACAGTTTTCTTCTTCATGAGCCTAGATATTAATGATTGAATCTCAACTCACCAAGTTAGGGAAAAAACCATTAATAATTGGACTCATGAagaacaaaccctaaacccttggGTTTATAAACCACACTCGGTTGGGTaatccaaccgatgtgggattcttaaCAGTATTATCATTGTAATGATGGTGTATTTATTgtttgcaatgtatgtgtagaTAAGGAATAACAAGCTGATATACCAAGACAAACCTCGACTGAAAACTGCTCTAGAAATGCTCCGAACCAGCATGAGCCTTGAGCATACTTTACATGAGGTAATTCTCTTAACTTTCCGTCTCCGGCGAGGTTTGTCGAAACTTCCCTGAGCACCAACTCGAGTTTTTTTTTGCAGGTGACATTCCCATTCTTTGTGCTGCACGGCAAAGCAGATACAGTTACCGACCCGGAAATAAGCAAGGCGTTGTATGAGAGAGCGAGCAGCAAAGACAAGATGATCAAATTGTACACAGGAATGTGGCACGGCTTGACATCAGGCGAGCCTGAAGAGAACATTGCCCTTGTTTTTGCGGACATCATCGCTTGGCTCGACAAGCATACTGGCGAAGGCAGTGCCATTGAGGTTCAACCGGTCGAGGATGACACGGACATGCTTCGTACTAAACCAGCATCACCTACAAAGGTGGATATAATTGAGAGACTCGCTACCTCGGCTTCGCCTGCAAAGAAGGGAACTTATTTTTGTGGATTGAATGGACGTCGCTTGCTCCATCTCTCTGCAATGTAGGCTAATCTTGGTGCTTCTGATCATGGCTATTGTTAAGTTTCACTGTGTCAAAACACTTGAAATGTAGGTTTTGAAAGGGAAATGCACAATAAATATTGCTTCTTACTATTTATCTATAGAAGTTGAATATGTATTTGCATATTTAGGGCTCTAGAGTATTTGTCGTTCTGAAAATACTGAAGAAGATGTAGAAATAAGAAATTAGACATTTCGtgtctttttattattattatttatattcatATTAGCAGAACTCAAATGTTGGATTCCTTCATCAAAAGTAAACTCATAAGGGAATTAGTGTTAGAATGATAAATAAATTTAGTCTGGCTCACACTATATGGACTTGGAAGGTCAATCGGCCGAATGAACTTATTTGAAGTGGCTCATTTCGTACCGGAGAAACCAATGTATGAACAAGGATTAATTTTACTTCCCCACCTAGCTACTCTAGGTTGGGGGGTAGGTCCTGGTGGAGAGGTTATAGATACCTTTCCATACTTTGTATCTGGAGTGCTTCACTTAATTTCCTCCGCAGTATTAGGCTTTGGCGGTATTTATCATGCACTTCTGGGACCTGAGACCCTTGAAGAATCTTTTCCATTCTTTGGTTATGTATGGAAAGATAGAAATAAAATGACAACAATTTTGGGTATTCACTTAATCTTGTTAGGTCTAGGCGCTTTTCTGTTAGTATTTAAGGCTCTTTATTTTGGGGGCGTATATGATACCTGGGCTCCGGGGGGTGTTGAGTTTGTTTCTCATTGAgagcaatatctttgtggtCACGCATATGGCTTTAGCCCAATTTACCATTTTTTTTGGTGGAAAATTTTTGTATGCGTGGGCCTAACATCCAGAGTTTAAACTCATGTCGAATGTCCAAATGCCAAATTTGTATAGTATTGTTcttgattaccaaaaaaatgataaataaattattagaaattttaaaaacattttggataaaatcaaattagatagcaattgtatttttttaagtaattacatgcatgtattACATTGTAATTTTTACAAATTGATGCAGCAAAGACACTCCATAGTATGTCCTTTAGAAGTCCATTGAGAAATTAAAATGAAGAAATTATTGTGGTGGGATGTTTTGGGAGGTAAGGATAAAACTCTTCCATATGGGCTTTCTATTAAGCCCATAGAAGTATGTCCAGGACTCCAGAAATAGATCTCGTCTAGGCCCACATCGGTCTTGTTTGGCCCACAAATGCATCTTACTATATTTGCAGGCCCATACTACATTTTTTTGGGCCCATAGCAACTTTGTAGCCCGCGGTTAACTGGTTTTATATCATCTTTCAATTTATTCGTGTCCTCGTCAGTCTCCTCAGAGCGACAGATCACGGAAGCCCTTCACTAAACCCTAACCCAGTGTGAGTTCTCTGATTGCTCCGATCTTTTGATTGAAATTGTTAGTTTTCTCCttcgatttttctcttcttttaacTAGAGATTACCAGAAAAAAACTCTAATTCTTGTTCTTCCATTTTTGTTGCAGCTGCGGTTCTACTGTTTCTGGGCTTCAACATGAGGTACGCTATGccattttttcttcattattttgaAACTTTTCGAGTATGTAGCTCCTAGTGACTGTTGAGCTGTTGTTTTGGAGTAATCGATTGttattttggattttctttatcttttcgCTTTTTAGGGCACTGCTATAACTCCTTCCACGATGATTTCGTTTTTTGCGTCCATGGAGTATTTTGATTCTCTATTCGGGAATTTAAGGCGAATAAACTGATGAATTTATGTGAACTTTGAAATTGGCTTGGGAATTGTTTTTGGCTTCTTAAATATGAAGaatataaattaaatcaaatctCGTGGTTGCTTGGCCCTTCATTTGTAATGAGCATCCGTTGTAAAATCTGAAATTAAAAAACTGAGATGGAAGTTCTATTTCTATGAgctttcttaattttattcgtcaatctcttgcttctttttctttgcttgCATGTGcacaacatttttgtttttggtaaaGCCAAACATCTGGAGCTCTGATTGTTATTATGAGGAAAAGAGGGTGGAAGACAATTCTAGCTGTACTTATAGTCAGTACTTTAAACGAATTTGTTATTTGGCGGCAGAGTATGGTTATGCATCATCTGCATTGTACCGATCACAGATTATTCATAATTTCATTTCATACCACAGTTGCTATTGAATTGTATCACTCTCTAATGTACTAACATTGCTCTCTCTTTCGTTTTCTTGCAGTAAGCCAATGGAGGAAGATGCAAACGTAAGTATCTTAtggttttatatttttttgtgttgCACCTTGTTCATGCTTTTCCAAGCCTGGTCCATAGCCTTGGTTCAAAAAGGGCCTTCAAAAGGGATCAAAGTAGGCGGAGGGAATGTAGATTGGGCGATGTTTCGTGATTAAACTAATTTATTTTGCATCAACTaaatatgacttttttttttatttgctgcATCTGTCTTGTTCTTCACATGAGTCATTGTTCCATGCATCATCCTGAATATGTTGTTTAAGCTAGAGGCACGCACTTAAGAAATCTTCATGACAGGGTGGCAAGACTGAGGAAGAGGAGTTCAACACGGGGCCACTTTCTGTGCTGATGATGAGTGTTAAGAATAACACCCAGGTAGGGAGTTGTGTTAGGAACTGtgattctctttgtttttgttgtaaTCTTTTAAATTGGTTAGTCTTTAATTTGTAAATAGAGTGTTGTAATACCATCGGAGAAGTGACATAAGTATGGGTTGTTTGGGAAACCTGAACCCGTTTACCTGGGGGGAGTCAGGTGAGTTTGTTTTGGTGACTATAAGTCTTTAACACGATATGTAGGTTGCTTGATTGGTCTGATCGTTGCTTtctctgaatttttttattggcTTTAGCCTAAAATAATAGTGCTATTTGTGTTGTCCTAGCATGATTCAGTTTTCAATATTCCCAAACAACCCATATGTCTTGGTTCTTACTTCTTACTTGTAAAgttgtaattaaaaaaattaccttTGAGCAATGGGTCTGACTGAATATGGactcatggttttttttttccctatcttGTTTTAATGACGTAGTGATCTTTCTTCATCAGGTGCTAATAAACTGCAGAAACAACAGGAAGCTTCTTGGTCGTGTGAGGGCTTTTGATCGTCACTGTAATATGGTTCTTGAAAATGTTAGGGAGATGTGGACTGAGGTTGGTTTATTTTCTAAGTCAGATTCCGTAGTATTTAGGAAATAGTTTATGGCTTGattcaattaattaatgttTTCTCTTGTTCAGGTGCCCAAAACTGGGAAAGGCAAAAAGAAAGCTCTTCCAGTCAACAAGGATAGGTTCATCAGCAAGATGTTTCTCCGGGGAGATTCTGTTATCATTGTGCTTAGGAATCCAAAGTGAGACGTAACGGTGTCAATAATGTTTGGCGCTCGAAGGAAACATGAACTACCCGCCTGCATTTTGTGACCTTTAATAGAATTTCATGAGAGAACATTAACAAATCTTGTCTGCCTGGTATTGCTAATTGTGTCGGATATTGGGTCATTTTTACCATCTGTTTTGGGAAGTTTGTTCTAGTGTGTTTTATGTATTAGGATATGTGGCTTTGTGCTAATATTTCATAACTTCACCCTGTTTGGTGCTAGTTAAAGTATTAATGTGTAGCAATTATGACCTAGATATTCGTTTCTACTAGTTTATTCTTTGACGACATTCTTTTTAACGAGGAACTTGATCAAGACAGTCATATTGGACCCTGTCCTATATGAGAAATCTCGGGCACATGAGTACTCTCGCCCCACACATACTAGGCAATTACGAATGTTCATGCATTAAAAATTGTA carries:
- the LOC119983731 gene encoding small nuclear ribonucleoprotein Sm D2-like codes for the protein MSKPMEEDANGGKTEEEEFNTGPLSVLMMSVKNNTQVLINCRNNRKLLGRVRAFDRHCNMVLENVREMWTEVPKTGKGKKKALPVNKDRFISKMFLRGDSVIIVLRNPK
- the LOC119983630 gene encoding outer envelope pore protein 16-4, chloroplastic-like, with the translated sequence MMGDGRWEMGEDLSDVTPCTSLAVDSVIRLGTAGALWGVCRAPYEARKRDLTGIARASYVGKSIGKYGFQCGLIAGILNTTQCGLKRYRRKNDWVNAMIAGAVAGAAVAAGSRSRTKMIEMAGLVSAFSVAAHYFKSS
- the LOC119983358 gene encoding caffeoylshikimate esterase-like, encoding MTVTYQESYIRNSRGVQQFSCRWLPFSSPKALVFLCHGYGTECGGFMREIGIRLAGAGYAVFGIDYEGHGRSFGARCYIKKFEYIVKDCHDYFKSVCAEEEFRGKGRFLYGESMGGAVALLVHKKNPTFYNGAILVAPMCKISEKVKPHPVVINILTSFEEIIPKWKIVPTKDVIDSAFKDPVKREMIRNNKLIYQDKPRLKTALEMLRTSMSLEHTLHEVTFPFFVLHGKADTVTDPEISKALYERASSKDKMIKLYTGMWHGLTSGEPEENIALVFADIIAWLDKHTGEGSAIEVQPVEDDTDMLRTKPASPTKVDIIERLATSASPAKKGTYFCGLNGRRLLHLSAM
- the LOC119984282 gene encoding photosystem II CP43 reaction center protein-like — encoded protein: MNLFEVAHFVPEKPMYEQGLILLPHLATLGWGVGPGGEVIDTFPYFVSGVLHLISSAVLGFGGIYHALLGPETLEESFPFFGYVWKDRNKMTTILGIHLILLGLGAFLLVFKALYFGGVYDTWAPGGVEFVSH